A window of Amphiura filiformis unplaced genomic scaffold, Afil_fr2py scaffold_75, whole genome shotgun sequence contains these coding sequences:
- the LOC140144723 gene encoding uncharacterized protein, giving the protein MYNYDYGKSRATKGSVSESEANHIYRPLQHRQAKSPVLNLHPVSISSNSLPRQADYTRYHPDDIMPPSYPATPPPPPPPPPPPPRSRTDPDGEKGIEYSSTSSDEIEIQILMDQNTNPIKIYRHQDFTIV; this is encoded by the exons ATGTATAATTATGACTACGGGAAGAGTCGTGCTACGAAAG GTTCAGTGAGTGAATCGGAAGCCAATCACATCTATCGACCACTTCAACATCGACAAGCTAAATCGCCAGTACTAAACTTACATCCAGTTTCTATCTCATCAAATTCGCTACCACGTCAAGCCGATTATACCCGCTATCACCCCGATGATATAATGCCACCATCATACCCAGCAACGCCTCCACCGCCACCACCACCTCCCCCTCCACCGCCCCGCAGCCGGACAGATCCAGACGGGGAGAAGGGTATCGAGTATAGCAGCACAAGTAGTGATGAAATAGAAATTCAGATACTTATGGACCAGAACACAAATCCCATCAAGATATACCGGCACCAGGATTTTACTATTGTATAG
- the LOC140144721 gene encoding craniofacial development protein 2-like, with protein MSKHHLHEPLQSAYKQYHSTETALIKVHNDIMWAMERQGVTILLLLDLTVRNRAGAATGGVGIVLSSGTKRSLASVTQHTDRTLAANFQGNPATTVIVIYCPTNVDNEDNIEAHYDNLRRTIDSNPAHNVLVIVGDFNGRVGTGDANYTYHDATNRNGKYMVDLAIEKNLIIANTYFRKRNGKLWTYMSPTGSKYQLDYVLIRKK; from the exons ATGTCAAAACATCATCTTCATGAACCATTACAATCCGCTTATAAACAGTATCACAGCACAGAGACCGCTCTTATAAAGGTCCACAATGACATCATGTGGGCCATGGAAAGACAGGGTGTTACTATTCTGCTACTGTTGGACTTAA CTGTCAGAAATAGAGCAGGTGCAGCAACTGGTGGAGTTGGCATCGTTCTCAGTTCTGGTACAAAAAGATCACTAGCTAGCGTGACACAACACACAGACCGTACCCTGGCTGCCAACTTCCAGGGTAACCCAGCAACTACAGTAATAGTTATCTATTGTCCAACTAACGTGGACAATGAAGATAACATTGAAGCACACTATGACAACTTAAGAAGAACCATTGATTCTAACCCAGCTCACAATGTCCTTGTAATAGTAGGAGACTTCAATGGTAGAGTTGGAACTGGAGATGCAAATTATACCTATCATGACGCAACCAACAGAAATGGAAAGTATATGGTAGATTTGGCAATTGAGAAAAACCTCATTATTGCTAATACTTACTTCCGAAAGAGGAATGGAAAGCTGTGGACGTACATGAGCCCAACGGGAAGCAAATATCAACTGGACTATGTTCTGATTCGGAAAAAGTGA